One Mobula hypostoma chromosome 5, sMobHyp1.1, whole genome shotgun sequence DNA segment encodes these proteins:
- the LOC134347017 gene encoding transmembrane protein 215-like, which produces MRPDNINPRTGLVVAFVSVFLVFGFMFTVSGVRGETLGDIPLIAIGPAIFLPGVAVIILAKKTDGCTNWTRCRDLIVKRSAEDRLLDGPSAGGSWQDVSKSSTRSHTPDVEEGDFGVDAKSLIRKSDQETARKYLETYYPSNVLNYCVFDRLCSNRDSSFYANVYSTQDSVIYSPPDSIPYGRYYCCYPSPGEARHVRLCWDYETVV; this is translated from the coding sequence ATGAGACCTGATAACATCAACCCCAGGACCGGGCTTGTGGTGGCATTCGTCAGCGTCTTTCTGGTCTTTGGCTTCATGTTCACTGTGTCGGGAGTCAGGGGAGAAACGCTGGGCGACATCCCTCTCATTGCTATTGGCCCTGCCATCTTCTTGCCAGGGGTGGCTGTCATTATTCTGGCCAAGAAAACCGACGGCTGCACCAACTGGACCAGATGCAGGGATCTGATCGTCAAGAGGAGTGCCGAGGACCGGCTGTTGGATGGGCCGAGCGCCGGTGGCAGCTGGCAGGATGTGTCCAAGAGCTCGACCAGGTCCCACACGCCGGACGTGGAGGAGGGAGACTTTGGTGTGGACGCCAAGAGCTTGATCAGGAAGAGCGACCAGGAAACAGCAAGAAAATACCTGGAGACTTACTATCCGTCCAATGTATTGAACTACTGCGTGTTCGACCGCCTCTGCTCAAACCGGGACAGCTCGTTCTACGCGAATGTGTACTCGACCCAGGACAGCGTAATCTACTCTCCCCCGGACAGTATACCCTACGGGAGGTATTACTGTTGCTATCCCAGTCCTGGGGAAGCCCGGCACGTTAGGCTTTGCTGGGACTACGAGACCGTAGTGTGA